From Flavobacterium sp. 102, a single genomic window includes:
- a CDS encoding lipopolysaccharide biosynthesis protein: MSLYKTLFKQTLIYGLATVLPRMISFLLNPLYVDQLPKQEFADVSIVFAWLVFFNVILSYGMETAFFRFYNTEDNKKRVISTSTVSIFWTSIAFLGLALLFRNTLSHWSGVKVEYVTYTIWILVLDALAIIPFSRLRATKRPMMYAIVKIGNVMINMILNLFFLLLLPKLAQDNPEGFFNTIYYENFQVGYIFVANLIASFLTFVVLSPDYLKINWSFDFKLWKRMMQYGLPILIAGVAFAINEHFDKILLDWMNVSKADIGAYSACYKIGMFMVLFRTAYTLGIEPFFFSHASNENAQQTYATITKYFVIFGSFISFFVIAFIDLLKLPLVPEETYWVAIKVVPLIVIANFFLGIYTNLSVWYKLIDKTRIGAYISIIGALVTLLLNYLLIKQGFSYYGSAIATIAAYGTMMIISYKMGQKQYPIPYDINTILKYLGLSILFSGISFYIPILRENYLVKIVLLSLFLYFIYRNEKETLLRIIKRKAK; encoded by the coding sequence TTGAGCCTTTATAAAACTCTTTTTAAGCAAACACTAATCTATGGTTTGGCCACGGTTTTACCGAGAATGATTAGCTTTTTGCTCAATCCGTTATATGTTGACCAATTGCCCAAACAAGAGTTTGCAGACGTGTCTATCGTCTTCGCATGGTTGGTCTTTTTTAATGTCATTTTATCCTACGGAATGGAAACCGCTTTCTTCCGATTTTACAATACCGAAGACAATAAGAAAAGGGTAATTTCCACTTCGACAGTATCCATATTTTGGACGTCAATCGCGTTTTTAGGATTGGCTTTACTCTTCAGAAATACGTTGTCACATTGGTCGGGAGTCAAAGTCGAATATGTGACTTATACCATTTGGATATTGGTTTTAGATGCTTTGGCGATTATTCCGTTTTCACGATTGCGAGCGACTAAAAGGCCGATGATGTATGCCATTGTTAAGATTGGTAATGTGATGATCAACATGATTTTAAACTTGTTTTTCTTATTGCTGTTACCCAAATTGGCTCAAGACAATCCCGAGGGTTTTTTCAATACCATTTATTACGAAAACTTTCAAGTGGGCTATATTTTTGTAGCCAATTTGATTGCCAGTTTCCTAACTTTTGTAGTGCTTTCACCCGACTATTTGAAAATCAATTGGAGTTTCGATTTCAAACTTTGGAAACGAATGATGCAATATGGTTTGCCTATTTTAATTGCAGGCGTTGCCTTTGCCATTAATGAACATTTTGATAAAATCCTTTTAGATTGGATGAATGTTTCAAAAGCAGACATCGGAGCTTATTCGGCGTGTTATAAAATAGGAATGTTTATGGTTTTATTCAGAACCGCTTATACTTTGGGCATAGAACCTTTTTTCTTTAGTCATGCTTCTAACGAAAATGCCCAACAAACCTATGCCACAATAACGAAGTACTTTGTGATTTTCGGTTCGTTCATCAGTTTTTTTGTGATTGCGTTTATTGATTTATTAAAATTGCCATTGGTTCCCGAAGAGACTTATTGGGTAGCCATTAAAGTGGTACCGCTAATAGTAATAGCCAATTTCTTTTTGGGTATTTACACCAATCTGTCGGTTTGGTATAAATTAATTGACAAAACTAGAATTGGCGCCTATATTTCTATTATTGGTGCTTTGGTCACACTTCTGCTCAATTATTTGCTCATCAAACAAGGATTCAGTTATTACGGTTCGGCAATCGCAACCATCGCAGCCTATGGAACCATGATGATAATCTCCTATAAAATGGGGCAAAAGCAATATCCCATACCGTATGACATCAATACGATTCTAAAATATTTAGGACTCTCAATTCTGTTTTCGGGAATCTCTTTTTACATTCCGATTTTAAGGGAGAATTATTTAGTTAAGATAGTGTTACTATCACTATTTTTATATTTTATTTACCGTAACGAAAAAGAAACATTACTTCGAATCATAAAAAGAAAAGCAAAATAA
- the dut gene encoding dUTP diphosphatase yields the protein MTIKIINKSQHELPNYETIASAGMDLRANLTESIVLKSLERTIVKTGLFIELPIGYEAQVRPRSGLAAKKGITVLNSPGTVDADYRGEIGVILVNLSNEDFVIENGERIAQLIIAKHERAEWIEVEELSETSRGEGGFGSTGVK from the coding sequence ATGACCATCAAAATCATCAATAAATCCCAACACGAATTGCCCAATTATGAAACCATTGCTTCTGCAGGAATGGATTTGAGAGCCAATTTGACCGAATCAATCGTGTTAAAATCTCTAGAAAGAACCATAGTGAAAACAGGTCTTTTTATCGAATTACCCATTGGTTACGAGGCCCAAGTTAGACCAAGAAGCGGTTTGGCTGCCAAAAAAGGAATCACTGTCTTAAATTCTCCCGGAACAGTCGATGCAGATTATCGTGGCGAAATCGGTGTGATTTTAGTAAATTTATCCAATGAAGATTTTGTCATCGAAAATGGCGAAAGAATTGCCCAATTGATCATCGCCAAACACGAACGTGCTGAGTGGATTGAAGTTGAAGAATTATCCGAAACTTCCCGTGGCGAAGGCGGATTTGGTAGTACAGGAGTGAAATAG
- a CDS encoding sugar phosphate nucleotidyltransferase, which yields MKIIVPMAGRGSRLRPHTLTIPKPLIPVAGKPIVHRLVEDIAGVLNQEIEEVAFIIHESFGKKVEEELIAIAKKLGAKGTIYYQNEALGTGHAIMCAKDSLSGPAVIAYADTLIRADFDLDQTADSVIWVKQVDQPEAFGVINLNDANEIVELVEKPTAFVSDLAVIGIYYFKDVAVLKNELQSVLDNNIIHGGEYQINDGIKQMMAKGMKFVPGKVDEWMDCGNKDVTVETNSRMLGFLHNDGEHLIDFEVKLENSTIIPPCYIGEDVVLINSTVGPNVSLGKGTHLINSTIQNSLVQTHAHIKNAQLNNAMIGNHATFDGEFKSISIGDYSVLE from the coding sequence ATGAAAATTATAGTACCAATGGCCGGTCGTGGTTCACGTCTTCGTCCACACACGTTAACCATACCAAAACCTTTAATTCCGGTTGCCGGAAAACCAATTGTTCATCGCTTGGTAGAAGATATTGCCGGAGTTTTAAATCAGGAGATAGAAGAAGTAGCTTTCATCATCCACGAAAGTTTTGGTAAAAAAGTAGAAGAAGAACTTATTGCAATAGCCAAAAAGCTAGGAGCCAAAGGAACCATTTATTACCAAAATGAAGCTTTAGGAACCGGTCATGCCATTATGTGTGCGAAAGATTCTTTAAGCGGTCCGGCAGTGATTGCGTATGCAGATACTTTAATCCGTGCCGATTTTGATTTAGACCAAACCGCCGACAGTGTGATTTGGGTAAAACAAGTGGATCAACCGGAAGCTTTTGGGGTAATCAATTTAAACGATGCTAATGAAATTGTAGAGCTGGTAGAAAAACCGACAGCGTTTGTTTCTGACTTGGCCGTAATTGGAATCTATTATTTCAAAGACGTTGCGGTATTGAAAAACGAACTGCAATCGGTGTTAGATAACAACATTATTCACGGCGGTGAATACCAAATTAATGATGGAATTAAACAAATGATGGCAAAGGGCATGAAATTTGTGCCGGGGAAAGTAGATGAATGGATGGACTGCGGGAACAAAGATGTAACTGTGGAAACCAACTCCAGAATGTTAGGCTTTTTACACAATGACGGCGAACATTTGATTGACTTTGAGGTGAAATTAGAAAACTCAACAATTATTCCGCCTTGTTATATTGGGGAAGACGTGGTTTTGATTAATTCAACGGTTGGTCCAAATGTGTCTTTAGGTAAAGGAACACATTTGATTAATTCAACCATACAAAACAGCTTGGTGCAAACTCACGCTCATATTAAAAACGCACAATTGAATAACGCAATGATTGGAAATCATGCTACCTTTGACGGTGAATTTAAAAGCATCAGCATTGGAGATTATTCGGTTTTAGAATAA
- a CDS encoding tetratricopeptide repeat protein: MKRLVIYGLLLGMFFVPNIVLAQEEPNNIAVIDDGFQDHFYEALKQKSIENYDKAILSLERCKEIQPENPVTYFELGKNYLAQKKYKEAYDNFEKVTQMDPKNRWAWVGMYDVCYDTKNYNQAIIIVEKLVEFKEEYKEDLTSLYMNTQQFDKALELINELNEKVGKSDKRELYKADILKDAKYQSAEKNNLLDQIKKFPKNESNYIALIYMYSQSNQEEKALEIAKKLEKEIPTSDWAQVSLFKFHLNNNDGDNAVKAMNLVLPSLKIDSKIKHRILNEFLIFAKNNPKYEADLDKAISYFDNDKEVKVAKEIAKFYYLKANWDKAIKYFDMHLKTAQDDVETQLIMLQAHTEKQDFIVLSKKADDLTQLFPTQPQFYYYAGLAYNQTQNFKKAASILETGLDFVIDDTALEINFNIQLGEAYNGLGDMKKKEKYFTKANELINKQKK; the protein is encoded by the coding sequence ATGAAAAGACTTGTGATTTATGGTTTATTGCTGGGAATGTTTTTCGTTCCTAACATTGTTTTGGCCCAAGAGGAACCAAACAATATTGCTGTGATAGACGATGGATTTCAAGACCATTTCTATGAAGCGTTAAAGCAAAAAAGCATCGAGAACTATGACAAAGCAATTTTGTCGTTAGAAAGATGTAAAGAAATTCAACCTGAAAATCCGGTGACGTATTTCGAATTAGGTAAAAATTATTTGGCCCAAAAAAAATATAAGGAAGCTTACGATAATTTTGAAAAAGTAACCCAAATGGATCCTAAAAACCGTTGGGCTTGGGTTGGCATGTATGACGTTTGTTATGACACCAAAAACTACAATCAAGCCATTATAATTGTAGAGAAATTGGTTGAATTTAAAGAAGAATATAAAGAAGATTTGACTTCGCTATATATGAATACGCAACAGTTTGACAAAGCTTTGGAACTCATTAACGAGTTGAATGAAAAAGTAGGCAAGTCAGACAAACGGGAATTGTATAAAGCCGATATACTAAAAGATGCCAAATACCAATCAGCTGAAAAAAACAATCTTTTAGACCAAATTAAAAAATTTCCTAAGAATGAATCAAACTATATAGCTTTGATTTATATGTATTCGCAAAGCAATCAGGAAGAAAAAGCTTTGGAAATCGCCAAAAAATTGGAAAAAGAAATTCCAACTTCGGATTGGGCACAAGTGAGTTTGTTCAAATTTCATTTGAATAATAATGATGGAGACAATGCGGTGAAAGCGATGAATTTGGTCTTGCCAAGTTTAAAAATTGATTCCAAAATCAAACACAGAATCCTGAATGAATTTCTGATTTTTGCCAAAAACAATCCAAAATACGAAGCCGATTTAGACAAAGCTATTTCCTATTTTGACAATGATAAAGAAGTGAAAGTCGCTAAAGAAATTGCCAAATTCTATTACCTGAAAGCCAATTGGGACAAAGCCATCAAGTATTTTGACATGCATCTTAAGACTGCGCAAGACGATGTAGAAACACAACTAATAATGCTTCAAGCGCATACCGAAAAACAAGATTTCATTGTTTTAAGCAAAAAGGCAGATGATTTGACGCAACTTTTTCCAACACAACCTCAGTTTTATTATTATGCCGGTTTGGCCTATAACCAAACGCAAAATTTCAAGAAAGCAGCTTCAATCTTAGAAACTGGCTTGGATTTTGTTATCGATGACACGGCTTTGGAAATCAATTTCAACATTCAATTAGGCGAAGCCTATAATGGTTTGGGCGATATGAAGAAGAAAGAAAAGTATTTTACTAAAGCCAATGAACTCATTAATAAACAAAAGAAATAA
- a CDS encoding DUF4292 domain-containing protein, protein MKYWYFILSVVFLTSCKSKAVLVDSNSKPTVTIDENAISSQKIIENHYNNKSDFSTLYIRSSAKYRDEKQSQNVSAEIKIKNGEKILVSIRFLGITMAKALITPNEVKYYEKLNGTYFEGDYASLSEWLGTDLDFNKIQNMLVGKPIDDLTQQNYVYELTDKFYKLSTVKDKTEKAFSFESKNYLLKKQEISQPEKDRTFTVNYPNFQDFASAILPANLQINAMQKKGKTEISIDYNSVTFNEDLSFPYSVPDGYDRIFIN, encoded by the coding sequence ATGAAGTATTGGTATTTTATTTTATCCGTGGTTTTTTTAACCTCCTGCAAATCAAAGGCAGTTTTGGTCGATTCAAATTCGAAACCAACTGTCACAATTGACGAAAATGCAATAAGTTCCCAAAAAATTATCGAGAATCACTACAATAATAAAAGTGATTTTTCCACGTTATATATTAGGTCAAGCGCAAAGTATCGAGATGAAAAGCAATCTCAAAATGTTTCGGCTGAAATTAAAATTAAAAATGGGGAAAAGATTTTAGTAAGCATTCGTTTTTTAGGAATTACGATGGCCAAAGCCTTGATTACGCCTAATGAAGTGAAGTATTACGAAAAGTTAAACGGTACTTACTTCGAAGGCGATTATGCTTCTTTGAGCGAATGGTTGGGCACCGATTTAGATTTCAATAAAATACAAAATATGCTTGTCGGAAAACCTATTGACGATTTGACCCAACAAAATTATGTTTATGAATTAACCGATAAGTTCTATAAATTGAGTACCGTTAAGGACAAGACTGAAAAGGCTTTTTCCTTTGAATCGAAAAATTATTTGTTAAAAAAGCAAGAGATATCACAACCTGAAAAAGACAGAACATTCACCGTGAATTATCCGAATTTTCAAGATTTTGCGTCCGCTATTTTACCCGCAAATTTGCAGATAAATGCTATGCAAAAGAAAGGGAAAACAGAAATTTCAATCGATTATAATTCGGTTACTTTTAACGAAGATCTTTCATTTCCCTATAGCGTTCCCGATGGATATGACCGAATTTTTATAAATTAG